The following are encoded together in the Panicum virgatum strain AP13 chromosome 6K, P.virgatum_v5, whole genome shotgun sequence genome:
- the LOC120711229 gene encoding auxin-induced protein 15A-like produces the protein MPGKLGQLLTRLHLARSRSPSAAAADVPRGHLAVYVGEGRKRLVVPTACLSHPAFVTLLKRVEDEFGFDHRCGGLTIPCASEGDFADIIGGVDRRH, from the coding sequence ATGCCAGGGAAGCTGGGACAGCTTCTGACGAGGTTGCACCTGGCGAGGAGCcggtcgccgtcggcggcggcggcggacgtgcCGCGGGGCCACCTGGCGGTGTACGTCGGCGAGGGGCGGAAGCGGCTGGTGGTCCCGACGGCGTGCCTGAGCCACCCGGCGTTCGTGACGCTGCTGAAGCGGGTGGAGGATGAGTTCGGCTTCGACCACCGCTGCGGCGGCCTCACCATCCCCTGCGCCTCCGAGGGCGACTTCGCCGACATCATCGGCGGCGTGGACCGGCGTCACTGA
- the LOC120711232 gene encoding probable peptide/nitrate transporter At3g43790 translates to MVPAVPAASNAVVEAARRLRCPGCRLDQRKAEREGVFPYKELFLIWLVTLCSTLPIIMLFPFLYFMIRDLHIARDEKDIGFYAGFVGASFMAGRALTAVIWGMVADKRGRKQVIVITLTAIVIFNTLFGLSSTYWMTILTRALLGLLSGILGPIKAYATEACRKEYSHLGLSIVSSSRGVGLIVGPAIGGYLAQPADKYPGIFSKKSIFGRFPYFLPSLSVSILAFIALISCFWLQETLHKHTGDITDNTIETVEDPLASTDAQEMSLGGSGGFLKLFKNWPLMSAIILYSIFALEDVAYIEVFSLWAISDRRYGGLSFSTTDVGNVLAISGLFLMLYQLFIYPSVAKFVAPITLVRITAILTVPLLSSYAIMPTVLSGFPLHLVVNCASFLKNAFTVSSITVFNVLINDAVTQDVRGQANGIAVTIMSITKAIAPAVAGIIFSWAQKRQKASFLPGDHLVFFMLNVVTVIGIVFTFRPFFVRSTINH, encoded by the exons aTGGTTCCTGCTGTCCCGGCGGCCTCGAACGCCGTCGTCGAAGCGGCCAGGAGGCTGCGGTGCCCGGGATGCCGGCTGGACCAGCGGAAGGCGGAGCGGGAGGGGGTGTTCCCCTACAAGGAGCTCTTCCTCATATGGCTCGTCACCCTCTGCTCCA CCTTGCCGATAATTATGCTGTTTCCGTTCTTGTATTTCATG ATAAGGGACCTACATATTGCTAGAGATGAAAAAGATATTGGATTTTATGCTGGTTTTGTTG GTGCTTCATTTATGGCTGGTCGAGCACTCACCGCTGTAATATGGGGAATGGTGGCTGATAAGCGTGGGCGAAAACAAGTTATTGTAATCACACTTACTGCAAT AGTTATATTCAATACTCTTTTTGGACTAAGCTCAACGTATTGGATGACAATATTAACAAGAGCCCTGCTTGGGTTATTGTCTGGGATACTTGGACCAATCAAG GCTTACGCGACAGAGGCATGCCGAAAAGAATACAGTCATTTGGGTTTATCAATT GTTTCTTCCTCACGCGGCGTAGGCCTCATTGTTGGACCAGCTATTGGTGGTTATCTTGCACAG CCAGCAGATAAATATCCAGGCATATTCTCTAAGAAGTCCATATTTGGGAG GTTTCCATACTTTCTCCCCAGCCTATCAGTATCAATCCTTGCATTTATCGCTCTAATTTCCTGCTTTTGGCTTCAG GAAACTTTGCATAAACACACCGGAGATATTACAGACAATACAATTGAAACTGTAGAAGATCCTCTTGCTAGTACAGATGCTCAAGAAATGAGCCTTGGTGGAAGTGGTGGATTTCTAAAATTATTCAAAAATTGGCCGCTGATGTCAGCTATAATTTTATATTCTATATTCGCTCTCGAAGATGTGGCTTACATAGAG GTATTTTCTCTTTGGGCTATCAGTGACAGGAGATATGGTGGATTAAGCTTTTCCACTACAGATGTGGGCAACGTTCTTGCAATTTCAG GCCTCTTCCTCATGTTATATCAACTTTTTATCTATCCATCAGttgcaaaatttgtagcacccaTCACACTAGTTCGCATAACAGCA ATATTGACTGTACCGCTTCTTTCTAGCTATGCGATCATGCCAACAGTACTATCAGGGTTCCCTCTACATTTGGTAGTAAATTGTGCATCTTTTCTGAAGAATGCTTTCACA GTAAGTTCAATTACCGTGTTCAATGTATTAATTAATGATGCTGTG actcagGATGTAAGGGGGCAGGCTAATGGTATTGCTGTAACAATAATGTCCATCACTAAAGCTATTGCACCAGCTGTTGCAGGAATCAT ATTTTCATGGGCTCAAAAGCGTCAAAAAGCTTCATTTCTTCCAG GCGACCACTTGGTGTTCTTTATGCTAAATGTGGTCACTGTCATTGGCATTGTGTTCACCTTCAGGCCGTTCTTTGTCAGAAGCACCATAAATCACTGA
- the LOC120711234 gene encoding eukaryotic translation initiation factor 3 subunit G-like, whose protein sequence is MAAAAAAQQKIRWGELDEDDGGDLDFLLPPRVVVGPDENGLKRVIEYRFDDDGNKVKVTTTTRVRKLAKARLSRSAIERRQWPKFGDAVKEDAGSRLTMVSTEEILLERPRAPGSKADEPAASGDPLAMASKGGAVLMVCRTCGKKGDHWTSKCPYKDLAPPTESFTDRPPTSDGPPAAGGPVKGAYVPPTMRGGADRSGGDVMRRRNDENSVRVTNLSEDTREPDLLELFRAFGPVSRVYVAVDQKTGSSRGFGFVNFVHREDAEKAISKLNGYGYDNLILRVEWATPRPN, encoded by the exons atggcggcggcggcggcggcgcagcagaagATCCGGTGGGGCGAGCtcgacgaggacgacggcggcgacctcgacttcctcctcccgccgcgcgTCGTCGTGGGGCCCGACGAGAACGGCCTCAAGAGGGTCATTGAGTACCGCTTCGACGACGACGGCAACAAGGTCAaggtcaccaccaccacccgcgTCCGCAAGCTCGCCAAGGCCCGCCTCTCCCGCAGCGCCATCGAGCGCCGCCAGTGGCCCAAGTTCGGCGACGCCGTCAAGGAGGACGCCGGCTCCAGGCTCACCATGGTCTCCACCGAGGAGATCCTCCTCGAGCGCCCCCGGGCCCCAG ggagcaaagcTGATGAGCCAGCTGCTTCTGGTGACCCACTAGCTATGGCAAGCAAGGGAGGTGCTGTTCTCATGGTTTGCAGAACCTGTGGCAAGAAGGGCGACCATTGGACCTCAAAGTGTCCCTACAAGGACCTGGCACCGCCGACTGAAAGTTTCACGGACAGGCCTCCGACGTCGGATGGCCCTCCTGCAGCAGGCGGTCCTGTTAAGGGAGCGTACGTTCCCCCAACCATGAGAGGTGGCGCTGATAGGAGCGGCGGAGACGTGATGCGCCGCAGGAACGACGAGAACTCTGTCCGTGTGACCAACCTCTCGGAGGACACCCGCGAGCCCGACCTCCTTGAGCTGTTCCGCGCGTTCGGCCCTGTCAGCCGTGTCTACGTCGCGGTGGACCAGAAGACTGGGTCGAGCAGGGGTTTCGGCTTTGTCAACTTTGTGCACAGAGAGGACGCGGAGAAGGCGATCAGCAAGCTCAATGGTTACGGTTATGATAACCTTATCCTCCGCGTCGAGTGGGCGACGCCAAGGCCCAACTAG
- the LOC120711235 gene encoding auxin-induced protein 15A-like, with translation MGAGGKLQQLMARLHLVARGGGVAVPRGHFAVYVGEARARFVVPAAILKQPSFVALLESAEEEFGLDHHCHPSGLTIPSCSERDFATLVRALG, from the coding sequence ATGGGCGCCGGCGGCAAGCTGCAGCAGCTGATGGCGCGGCTGCACCTggtggcgcggggcggcggcgtggcggtgcCGCGGGGCCACTTCGCGGTGTACGTGggcgaggcgcgggcgcggTTCGTGGTGCCGGCGGCGATCCTGAAGCAGCCGTCGTTCGTGGCGCTGCTGGAGAGCGCCGAGGAGGAGTTCGGCCTCGACCACCACTGCCACCCCAGCGGCCTCACCATCCCCTCCTGCTCCGAGCGCGACTTCGCCACGCTCGTCCGCGCCCTCGGCTAA